A section of the Ignavibacteriales bacterium genome encodes:
- a CDS encoding T9SS type A sorting domain-containing protein, whose protein sequence is MKTFHKFLFGNAFTILLFLIFAGSSWAQPQHYNYQNVGTSSNLFPFNVTGGKAVQGLFLPGEFSNPSPAPAGVITRIYVYTTTTAATTYTNLEIKMGQSSITDLPASWVTGLTTVYSHASANLSSTTNSWMSIDLDTPFPYDPGMSLIVEIGQCGSTGTGPNLRHNILTGFKRNYSIGGCPFVYSSQTGHTLNFGVDIGPAGTCNYSWSAQTSGTTSALYSVKSVNGMIGWAAGAAGTVRKTTDGGVTWTDGNPNPGVISGDIYAIDALGADTAWCTTSPSASNVYRTVNGGVNWTQVHTQTGGFFNAMKFVTPSIGFLEGDPVGGRWSLWRTSDGGATWDSSGYYLPQAGSEAGWNNSVFADVNNIWFGTNNTRVYYSSNFGATWQFGATTGTANSYNIHYDGMTGFAVGTAVVKTTDGGANYTSVGTVPGTGNINGVEGKGMDFWYVRGTGVYRSIDGGSNWASEFTAAGTLNDVDFSDGTCLSGWAVGTTGTIARMEGTLVSVHNNTNTLPDAYKLAQNYPNPFNPSTTISYDIPKAGLVQIKIYDMLGREVATLVNEVKQPGIYRIDFDGTGLASGVYVYRLKAGEFYESKKMSLIK, encoded by the coding sequence ATGAAAACTTTTCACAAATTTTTATTTGGGAATGCATTCACGATATTACTCTTCCTTATTTTTGCGGGTTCCTCGTGGGCTCAGCCCCAACACTACAATTATCAAAACGTTGGAACCTCTAGTAATCTTTTTCCTTTCAATGTTACAGGAGGAAAAGCCGTACAAGGGCTTTTTTTGCCCGGAGAATTTAGTAATCCTTCACCTGCTCCGGCAGGCGTCATTACAAGGATCTATGTCTATACAACCACTACCGCTGCAACGACTTATACAAACCTTGAGATTAAAATGGGACAGTCGAGTATTACCGACTTGCCTGCATCATGGGTTACAGGTCTAACTACAGTGTATTCTCATGCCAGTGCAAATTTATCCTCCACTACAAATTCCTGGATGAGCATAGATCTTGACACACCATTTCCATATGATCCGGGTATGAGCTTAATTGTCGAGATTGGACAATGTGGTTCAACAGGAACTGGTCCGAATCTCCGTCATAATATACTTACAGGTTTTAAAAGGAACTATTCTATAGGTGGATGTCCCTTTGTATACAGCAGTCAGACGGGCCATACACTTAACTTCGGAGTCGATATTGGTCCTGCAGGCACATGTAACTATTCATGGTCAGCTCAGACCTCAGGTACTACATCTGCTCTTTATTCCGTTAAATCAGTTAATGGCATGATCGGATGGGCAGCTGGCGCTGCCGGCACTGTCCGTAAAACTACTGATGGCGGTGTTACATGGACTGACGGTAACCCAAACCCAGGTGTGATATCAGGTGATATATACGCCATCGATGCTCTCGGAGCGGATACTGCTTGGTGTACCACATCACCAAGTGCTTCAAACGTATACCGTACAGTTAACGGAGGAGTTAACTGGACACAGGTTCACACTCAAACAGGTGGCTTCTTTAACGCAATGAAATTCGTTACACCAAGTATAGGGTTTCTTGAAGGCGATCCTGTAGGAGGCAGATGGTCGTTATGGAGAACATCTGATGGAGGCGCAACATGGGATTCATCTGGATACTATCTCCCACAAGCTGGAAGTGAAGCAGGGTGGAATAACTCTGTTTTTGCTGACGTGAATAATATTTGGTTCGGCACTAATAATACACGTGTTTATTATTCATCTAATTTTGGTGCAACATGGCAATTCGGTGCAACCACGGGTACAGCTAACTCTTACAATATCCATTATGACGGTATGACAGGCTTTGCAGTTGGTACTGCGGTAGTAAAAACTACCGATGGAGGTGCCAACTATACCAGTGTCGGTACTGTTCCGGGCACAGGTAATATAAATGGTGTTGAAGGTAAAGGAATGGACTTTTGGTATGTACGTGGTACAGGTGTTTACAGGTCTATTGACGGAGGAAGTAACTGGGCTTCAGAATTTACCGCTGCAGGAACACTCAACGATGTTGATTTCTCTGATGGAACATGCTTAAGCGGGTGGGCAGTGGGAACAACAGGTACGATAGCCAGGATGGAAGGCACTCTTGTTAGCGTTCATAATAATACAAATACTTTACCCGATGCATATAAGCTGGCTCAGAACTATCCAAACCCGTTCAACCCATCTACAACAATCAGCTATGATATTCCAAAAGCAGGTCTTGTACAAATTAAGATCTATGATATGTTGGGCAGAGAAGTCGCCACATTGGTAAATGAGGTAAAACAGCCCGGAATATATAGAATAGATTTTGACGGAACAGGTCTTGCAAGTGGTGTATATGTATATAGATTAAAAGCTGGGGAATTTTATGAGAGCAAAAAAATGAGCCTTATTAAATGA
- a CDS encoding NAD(P)/FAD-dependent oxidoreductase codes for MKRLLILGAGTSGTMLANKFYNEVDSKEWEITVVDNVKTHYYQPGFLFIPFGIYEEKDVIKPKSELFNEGINVVYKEIDKVEPGKNTVILEDGEELGYDWLIIATGARIAPEEIEGMNGPLWQKDIFDFYTIEGAKALEEKLKDWEGGKMVINIAEMPIKCPVAPLEFAFLADYYFTKKGMRDKVEISFVTPLSGAFTKPKASKLLGNYLEEKNVKTVTDFNIGRVDNDGKKIVSWDEMEEPFDLLVSIPTNKGADYIERSGMGDELNFVPTDKFTLRAKDYENIFVIGDATNLPSSKAGSVAHFQSEVLFENLMHAVKDEPLTAQFDGHANCFIESGFGKAFLIDFNYDTEPLPGSFPLPLVGPFSLLAETKMNHFGKLFFRWTYWNMLLKGHSMPLPSHMSMLGKKVEEEELEIINKEK; via the coding sequence ATGAAAAGGCTACTTATATTAGGTGCAGGCACATCCGGTACTATGCTTGCAAATAAATTTTACAATGAAGTTGATTCGAAGGAATGGGAAATTACTGTTGTAGATAATGTAAAAACCCATTACTACCAGCCCGGCTTTCTGTTTATTCCATTCGGTATTTATGAAGAAAAAGACGTTATCAAACCCAAATCCGAACTATTCAATGAGGGTATCAATGTTGTATATAAAGAGATAGATAAGGTAGAACCCGGTAAGAACACGGTTATTTTAGAGGATGGTGAAGAATTGGGATATGACTGGCTAATTATTGCCACCGGGGCAAGGATCGCACCCGAAGAGATCGAAGGAATGAATGGACCGCTTTGGCAAAAGGACATATTTGATTTTTATACAATTGAAGGCGCGAAAGCATTAGAGGAGAAATTGAAAGACTGGGAAGGCGGAAAAATGGTGATCAATATAGCTGAGATGCCTATAAAATGTCCCGTCGCTCCGCTGGAATTTGCTTTTTTAGCTGATTATTACTTTACAAAGAAAGGAATGCGTGATAAGGTGGAAATAAGTTTTGTTACACCTTTGTCTGGAGCATTTACAAAACCCAAGGCATCTAAGTTATTGGGAAATTACCTTGAAGAGAAGAATGTAAAAACCGTAACGGATTTTAATATCGGTAGGGTAGATAACGACGGAAAGAAAATTGTATCATGGGATGAAATGGAAGAGCCGTTTGACCTTCTCGTTTCAATTCCAACAAATAAAGGCGCAGATTATATTGAAAGAAGTGGAATGGGCGACGAATTGAATTTTGTCCCGACCGATAAATTCACCCTAAGAGCAAAGGACTATGAAAACATCTTCGTTATTGGAGATGCAACTAATCTTCCAAGTTCGAAAGCCGGTTCGGTAGCGCACTTCCAGTCAGAGGTATTGTTTGAGAATCTAATGCACGCAGTTAAAGATGAACCATTAACTGCTCAATTTGACGGACACGCAAATTGTTTCATCGAGTCTGGTTTTGGAAAAGCATTTCTTATAGATTTTAATTACGATACCGAACCATTACCGGGAAGCTTCCCATTACCGCTAGTCGGACCATTTTCACTACTTGCGGAGACAAAAATGAATCACTTTGGGAAGCTGTTTTTCAGATGGACATATTGGAATATGCTGCTAAAAGGACACTCAATGCCATTACCTTCACATATGTCGATGCTTGGGAAAAAAGTCGAAGAAGAAGAATTAGAAATTATAAATAAGGAGAAATAA
- a CDS encoding TusE/DsrC/DsvC family sulfur relay protein, producing the protein MTSTIEILGKTLAVDPDGNLVDAKEWSEEIAKELAKEEGIPELTDRHWVVINYMRKVFAETGEAPSIRKITKESGVETKEMYALFPKGPAKKAARIAGLPKPKGCI; encoded by the coding sequence ATGACATCAACAATAGAAATATTAGGAAAAACACTTGCTGTAGATCCTGATGGAAACCTGGTAGATGCAAAAGAATGGAGTGAAGAAATTGCGAAGGAACTTGCTAAAGAAGAAGGAATACCTGAATTAACTGATAGGCACTGGGTAGTGATCAACTATATGAGGAAAGTATTTGCGGAAACGGGCGAAGCTCCCTCCATCAGAAAAATAACAAAAGAAAGTGGGGTAGAAACAAAGGAAATGTATGCACTGTTTCCAAAGGGACCTGCAAAGAAAGCCGCAAGGATAGCAGGGTTACCAAAGCCAAAAGGATGTATTTAA
- a CDS encoding DsrE/DsrF/DrsH-like family protein, which yields MTTEELENKNLIEEEKHPITGVSIIVSKGSLEGIYPGLIMANGARMEGIDANLFFTFFGLDAIVDKRMDHIKVATVGNPAMHIPSFVGIMPGMSNVATHMMNKEMEKLDIPPVREFIEMVHDAGCNIYACKASVDMFHLTDKDFCEQVDGVITVGEFYEKSAGSQIIFT from the coding sequence ATGACAACAGAAGAATTAGAAAATAAAAATTTAATAGAAGAAGAAAAGCACCCAATAACCGGGGTGAGCATAATAGTTTCTAAGGGTTCACTCGAAGGCATATATCCAGGATTGATAATGGCAAATGGAGCCCGCATGGAAGGAATCGATGCTAACCTTTTCTTTACATTTTTTGGATTAGACGCAATTGTGGATAAGAGGATGGACCATATTAAGGTTGCAACGGTTGGAAATCCGGCTATGCATATTCCATCGTTTGTCGGAATCATGCCCGGAATGTCAAATGTCGCAACACACATGATGAATAAGGAAATGGAGAAACTAGATATTCCTCCAGTGAGGGAGTTTATAGAGATGGTACATGATGCTGGATGTAATATTTATGCATGTAAAGCCTCAGTCGATATGTTTCATTTGACCGATAAAGATTTTTGTGAGCAGGTGGACGGAGTAATTACAGTTGGAGAATTCTATGAAAAATCTGCGGGATCGCAGATTATTTTTACATAA
- a CDS encoding T9SS type A sorting domain-containing protein: protein MTKQILKVRSIFFAASFIIALVILTGSNNEQTSNTFDVVSKKNCGTVEFNKMQLERYPEYQVNRENLEKFTKQYVLEGNRQVVTIPVVFHVVYNTADQNISDAQIMSQMDVMNKDFNRLNADTGSTPAPFKPLAANIQVQFCLAQRDPGGSSTTGITRRMTSITEFTAEDTSIYYTSLGGEDIWDRDRYLNIYVCKLAGTLLGYAQFPGMNPATDGVVIGYNYLGTIGTVQPPNNLGRTATHEIGHWLNLLHIWGDEPNCAQDDEVADTPLQGTESSGCPSFPMTDACTPSAPGIMFMNYMDYSDDNCMNMFSLGQSARMNAALSGPRASLMTSNGCQSVGINQIGTEIPDGFALMQNFPNPFNPTTKITFDVPSHGNSLVHLSIYDVSGKEVALLVNGDLQPGRYEYTFNGFSLSSGMYFYKLQSGDFVSTKKMILVK, encoded by the coding sequence ATGACCAAACAAATACTAAAAGTAAGAAGTATCTTTTTTGCCGCTTCTTTTATTATTGCTTTAGTAATTTTGACCGGCTCCAATAATGAGCAGACATCGAATACTTTTGATGTTGTTTCAAAAAAGAACTGTGGAACGGTGGAATTTAATAAGATGCAGCTAGAGAGATACCCTGAGTATCAGGTAAACAGGGAAAACCTCGAAAAGTTTACCAAGCAGTATGTTCTTGAAGGCAACAGGCAGGTTGTTACAATACCGGTGGTTTTCCACGTTGTATATAATACCGCTGATCAAAACATTTCGGATGCTCAAATCATGAGTCAGATGGACGTAATGAACAAGGATTTTAACAGGCTGAATGCAGATACAGGAAGTACGCCGGCTCCCTTTAAACCTCTAGCCGCGAACATTCAGGTACAATTTTGCCTGGCACAGCGTGATCCGGGTGGAAGTTCTACTACAGGTATAACACGAAGGATGACATCGATAACTGAATTTACGGCAGAGGATACAAGTATCTATTATACTTCGCTCGGTGGTGAAGATATCTGGGATAGAGATAGATATCTTAATATTTATGTTTGCAAATTGGCTGGTACGCTGCTAGGGTATGCGCAATTCCCCGGAATGAATCCTGCAACTGATGGTGTTGTGATAGGATATAACTATCTCGGTACTATAGGAACAGTTCAACCGCCAAATAATCTCGGGAGAACAGCGACTCATGAAATTGGTCACTGGTTAAACTTATTGCATATCTGGGGTGATGAACCGAACTGTGCCCAGGATGATGAGGTCGCGGATACACCTCTACAAGGTACTGAATCTTCGGGTTGTCCTTCATTTCCTATGACAGATGCATGTACTCCCAGCGCGCCCGGAATAATGTTTATGAACTACATGGATTATTCGGATGACAACTGTATGAATATGTTTTCATTGGGACAATCAGCAAGAATGAATGCAGCGTTGTCAGGTCCAAGAGCCAGTCTAATGACATCGAACGGGTGCCAGTCGGTAGGTATCAATCAGATAGGTACGGAAATTCCGGATGGTTTTGCTCTAATGCAGAATTTCCCGAATCCATTCAATCCAACAACGAAGATCACATTTGATGTCCCAAGTCATGGAAACAGTCTCGTACATCTTTCCATTTATGATGTATCCGGTAAGGAAGTTGCTCTGCTGGTAAATGGAGACCTCCAACCGGGGCGTTATGAATACACATTCAACGGATTTAGTTTATCCAGCGGAATGTATTTCTATAAACTCCAATCGGGTGATTTCGTCAGTACAAAGAAAATGATATTAGTAAAATAG
- a CDS encoding alpha/beta fold hydrolase, whose translation MNKSSSTAILIVGFLLLFNNLQSQYRFKPRHEGRGFNVTRVDFMLAMNDGTLLDCTRFFPDETPPAGGWPALIYCHGFGGTKYEDLPYAEEQAADGFFTFVYTMRGQGISGGKTNLISTLEMGDFTKVVNYVKSQSIVNVNRVGAIGGSQGGTIPFMAACNGTSLRCIVSDVSNPKFASDWIYNKSVKMSLLWTLSYDTTIVRYNNLVKAFRTWILADTPDKYDSLLTYIPQGRDFSSQVGNNNAPIFISTCWQDKFFSTKPDIDAIPFINPDYRMYFGTFGSHGSEAYEDEVDYHNEVNGDWLYYWLDDYQNGALDSSQYVYASSSYPRVDDMWTWKRFYSDVWPPAGVQDVKFYLRPNRTLTNAVSSLNPDTVGFDNNILDNSLTMLEAVNREFTGSIFESKFQRNRIIFETPTLTQNARMVGTPFVNIHYKSNTTKAQFNLQIYEIKPGNEPYIVGRANYTDRNITPNQIRQLSFYGSSCSHVFQAGSKLRIVLTNIDNIDNDPFLRTNPYVLPSFQQATNIIYMNPANPTYIQLPMIGWVTISVNPISTSVPDDYSLSQNYPNPFNPSTKIRFELPKSSHVNLVIYDAVGRQVATLADDRYNAGTYEAEWKASDFSSGVYFYRLTTESFISTKKMLLIK comes from the coding sequence ATGAATAAAAGTAGTAGTACAGCTATTTTAATAGTTGGATTCCTACTTTTATTTAACAATCTCCAATCACAATACAGATTTAAACCCAGGCACGAGGGAAGGGGCTTTAATGTCACGCGAGTGGATTTTATGCTTGCAATGAACGATGGGACCTTACTCGACTGCACCAGATTTTTCCCTGACGAGACACCGCCAGCAGGTGGATGGCCTGCATTGATATATTGTCATGGTTTTGGTGGTACCAAATACGAGGATCTTCCATATGCAGAGGAGCAGGCCGCTGACGGATTTTTTACATTTGTATACACTATGAGAGGACAGGGAATATCAGGTGGTAAGACAAATCTGATCAGTACTCTTGAGATGGGTGACTTTACAAAAGTAGTGAACTATGTTAAAAGCCAGAGCATTGTAAATGTCAATAGGGTCGGAGCAATCGGCGGATCCCAGGGCGGAACGATTCCATTCATGGCGGCATGTAATGGAACAAGTTTGCGATGTATAGTTTCAGACGTTTCGAATCCGAAATTCGCATCGGACTGGATATATAATAAGTCTGTCAAAATGTCACTACTATGGACCCTGAGTTATGATACCACTATTGTAAGATACAATAATCTTGTTAAGGCTTTCAGGACATGGATTCTGGCTGATACTCCTGATAAGTACGACAGTTTGTTAACATATATTCCACAAGGAAGAGATTTTTCGAGCCAGGTCGGCAATAACAACGCACCAATATTTATAAGTACATGCTGGCAGGACAAGTTTTTTTCAACAAAACCCGATATAGACGCAATTCCATTTATAAATCCGGATTACAGAATGTATTTTGGGACTTTCGGCTCTCACGGCTCGGAGGCTTATGAGGATGAGGTAGATTATCATAATGAAGTAAACGGTGACTGGCTTTACTACTGGCTGGATGATTATCAAAATGGTGCTCTGGATTCATCGCAATATGTGTATGCATCAAGCAGTTATCCGCGCGTAGACGATATGTGGACGTGGAAGAGATTTTATTCAGATGTATGGCCTCCCGCGGGAGTGCAGGACGTTAAGTTTTATCTTCGACCTAACAGAACCCTCACTAATGCAGTTAGTTCTTTAAATCCTGATACCGTTGGATTTGATAATAATATCCTCGATAATTCGCTTACTATGCTGGAGGCGGTGAATAGGGAATTTACGGGTTCTATCTTCGAGTCAAAATTTCAGCGCAACAGGATAATATTTGAGACACCGACGCTAACGCAGAATGCAAGAATGGTCGGTACTCCATTTGTTAATATACACTACAAGTCTAATACAACAAAAGCTCAGTTTAATCTTCAGATATATGAAATAAAGCCGGGCAATGAGCCTTATATTGTAGGCAGGGCGAATTATACCGACAGGAATATAACACCTAACCAAATAAGGCAGTTGTCTTTTTACGGATCTTCGTGTTCTCATGTATTCCAGGCTGGAAGCAAGCTAAGGATTGTGCTCACAAATATTGATAATATTGATAATGATCCTTTCCTTAGAACGAACCCATATGTATTGCCTTCATTTCAGCAGGCAACAAACATAATCTATATGAATCCTGCTAATCCGACGTACATACAACTTCCTATGATAGGTTGGGTAACGATCTCGGTGAATCCAATTTCTACAAGCGTACCGGATGATTATTCACTGTCGCAAAATTATCCAAACCCATTCAATCCCAGCACTAAGATTAGGTTTGAACTACCAAAATCGTCTCATGTTAATCTTGTGATTTATGATGCGGTAGGGAGGCAGGTCGCAACGTTGGCAGATGACAGGTATAACGCAGGCACGTACGAAGCTGAATGGAAGGCATCGGATTTTTCGAGCGGGGTATATTTTTACAGACTAACGACCGAAAGTTTTATAAGTACAAAGAAGATGCTTTTGATAAAATAG
- a CDS encoding T9SS type A sorting domain-containing protein: MKKIFTVLIFVISFLSAVYKPVSANQTDRSPLPVLVVPTIYENTAATLSFLGPLSSSERTVQFLINENQLTSLIGQYIDAITFRLRPTVASPWPASDVTYPNFDIYLSESVAPANRSLVFAQNIVGVQKQVRAGSLMIVAGSYPVGGNPNNFGTNITFDSSYLYTGGHLLIEIRHDASGGSSTSVEAAGTSTTGYGTDFSSCWQSSYTATSGMQANFCILSLTSTVSGISVTLNEPVEYKLNQNYPNPFNPSTNIKFGIPRSSEVRLVIYDAIGRQVTTLISQHMNAGQYEVNWNADGYTSGMYYYTLTADGFTETKKMMLVK; encoded by the coding sequence ATGAAGAAAATTTTTACAGTCTTAATATTTGTAATTTCCTTTTTGTCAGCAGTATATAAGCCGGTTTCTGCAAATCAAACCGACCGGAGCCCACTGCCGGTTCTGGTTGTTCCAACCATTTACGAAAATACTGCGGCCACGCTTTCATTTCTTGGTCCACTTAGCTCATCAGAGCGGACAGTTCAATTTCTAATTAATGAGAACCAACTAACATCACTTATCGGGCAATACATTGATGCAATTACCTTCAGGCTTCGTCCAACCGTCGCTTCTCCTTGGCCGGCTTCGGATGTGACATATCCTAATTTTGACATATATTTAAGCGAGAGTGTAGCACCCGCAAACAGGAGTTTAGTATTTGCACAAAATATTGTAGGTGTCCAAAAACAGGTTAGAGCTGGTTCGCTTATGATCGTTGCAGGTTCTTACCCTGTCGGAGGTAATCCAAATAATTTCGGAACAAATATAACTTTCGACTCGTCATACTTATACACAGGCGGACATTTATTAATAGAGATAAGGCATGACGCATCCGGTGGTAGCTCAACATCTGTTGAAGCGGCGGGTACATCGACTACCGGTTATGGAACAGATTTCAGCTCTTGCTGGCAGAGCAGTTATACAGCCACGAGCGGTATGCAGGCAAATTTTTGTATATTAAGCTTGACCTCCACGGTTTCCGGAATATCTGTAACATTGAATGAACCCGTTGAATATAAATTAAACCAAAACTATCCGAACCCATTCAATCCAAGTACTAACATAAAATTTGGAATACCGCGCTCAAGCGAAGTTAGACTTGTAATATATGACGCTATTGGCAGGCAGGTTACAACTCTTATAAGCCAGCACATGAATGCAGGACAATATGAAGTGAATTGGAATGCGGATGGATATACAAGCGGAATGTATTACTACACATTGACGGCAGATGGATTTACCGAGACAAAAAAGATGATGCTCGTAAAGTAA
- a CDS encoding metallophosphoesterase, whose amino-acid sequence MANKQFISFFTIFFTLYAIINFYIFIHGFNTLDGGVRLAYSIIFIICAGSFFIGRYLEKKTSGFISILFVWIGSFWFASLLYFFIAVVLTDLLLLLNLAFNFLPKSFFYYEFLIVIPLVLLVIFIGYLNAKNVRIKELYITIKNKKAVPKKYKIAVASDIHLGTIIGTKRLKNIVNKINSLFPDMVLLPGDVLDEDVTPVIRQNLGELLKAIQAPLGVYSVTGNHEYIGGIQKAVKYLTDHNVIILRDESILIDDNFYLVGREDRAKKGFTGKNRKSLDEILEDVDTGKPVILMDHQPYNLEEAEKYNIDLQLSGHTHHAQLWPLNFITEKIYELSWGYKRKNNTHYYVSCGVGTWGPPVRLGNKPEIINLTFDIQ is encoded by the coding sequence ATGGCTAACAAACAATTCATCAGTTTCTTTACAATCTTCTTCACACTTTATGCCATCATCAATTTTTACATCTTTATTCACGGATTCAACACCCTCGATGGAGGTGTAAGATTAGCCTATTCAATTATTTTCATTATATGCGCCGGTTCATTTTTCATAGGCAGGTATCTCGAGAAAAAGACATCCGGATTTATAAGCATTCTTTTTGTGTGGATAGGGTCATTTTGGTTTGCTTCATTGCTCTACTTTTTTATAGCAGTGGTCTTAACAGATTTATTACTCTTGCTGAACCTTGCTTTTAATTTCCTTCCCAAAAGTTTCTTCTACTACGAATTCCTGATAGTAATACCGCTCGTTCTTTTGGTAATTTTCATTGGGTATTTAAATGCAAAAAATGTCCGGATAAAAGAGTTATACATTACCATAAAGAATAAAAAAGCAGTTCCTAAGAAATATAAGATTGCAGTCGCCTCCGATATCCATCTCGGTACGATCATTGGAACAAAGAGATTAAAAAATATTGTAAATAAGATCAACTCCCTCTTCCCCGATATGGTTCTTCTTCCCGGTGATGTACTGGATGAGGATGTTACCCCTGTTATAAGGCAAAATCTTGGGGAACTGCTTAAAGCCATTCAAGCTCCTCTTGGTGTTTATTCCGTTACCGGTAATCATGAATACATAGGCGGAATTCAGAAAGCCGTAAAATACCTCACTGATCATAACGTAATAATACTCAGAGATGAAAGTATCCTTATCGACGACAACTTTTACCTTGTTGGAAGGGAGGACCGGGCTAAGAAGGGATTTACAGGGAAAAACAGAAAATCCCTGGATGAGATCCTGGAAGATGTCGATACCGGTAAACCTGTTATTCTGATGGATCACCAACCCTATAATCTAGAAGAAGCTGAGAAATATAATATAGACCTCCAGCTTTCCGGTCATACACACCATGCTCAGCTCTGGCCCTTGAACTTCATTACTGAAAAGATCTATGAACTGAGCTGGGGCTATAAAAGAAAGAATAACACACATTATTATGTTTCATGCGGGGTAGGAACATGGGGACCTCCCGTTAGGCTGGGTAATAAACCGGAAATAATCAATCTCACTTTTGACATACAATAA